The Pseudomonas sp. GD03919 region CGGCACTGGAGGTGGCGCCACTAGAGGTCACCCCGCTGCTGCTGATCGATGCCTTCGCCTGCTACTACATGGGCCTGGTACTGGCCGCCAGCCTGGTCTGCATTACCCTGATCCACGCCTATCTGGGTGGTGATTCGGGTAAGGGTTATCCGGGCAACCGCGAGGAGCTGTACCTGCTGGTGCTGCTCTCCGCCGCGGGCGGCCTGGTGTTGGTCAGCGCCCAGCATCTGGCGGGCCTGTTCATCGGCCTGGAACTGCTGTCGGTGCCGACCTACGGCATGATTGCCTACGCCTTCTTCAACAAGCGCTCGCTGGAAGCCGGCATCAAGTACATGGTGCTGTCGGCGGCAGGCAGCGCCTTCCTGTTGTTCGGCATGGCGCTGCTGTATGCCGAGTCTGGCAACCTGGCCTTCGCCGATATCGGCGCAAGCCTGGCGCGGGAAAGCAGTCAACTGGTGCAGATCGGCATCGGCATGATGTTGATCGGCCTGGCCTTCAAGCTGTCGCTGGTGCCCTTCCACCTTTGGACGCCGGACGTCTACGAAGGCGCACCGGCGCCGGTAGCGGCCTTCCTGGCCACTGCCAGCAAGGTGGCGGTGTTCGCCGTGCTGCTGCGCCTGTACCAGATGTCCCCGGCCATGAGCGGTGGCTGGCTGAACGAACTGCTGACCCTGATCGCCATTGCCTCGATCCTGTTCGGCAACCTGCTGGCGCTGCTGCAGAACAACCTCAAGCGCCTGCTCGGTTACTCCTCCATCGCCCACTTCGGTTATTTGCTGGTGGCACTGATCGCCAGCAAGGGACTGGCCGTGGAAGCCGTCGGCGTGTACCTGGCCACCTACGTGCTGACCAGCCTCGGTGCCTTCGGCGTGATCACCCTGATGTCCACCCCCTATAGCGGCCGCGATGCCGATGCGCTGTACGAGTACCGCGGCCTGTTCTGGCGCCGTCCGTACCTGACCGCCGTGCTCACGGTGATGATGCTGTCGCTGGCCGGCATTCCGCTGACCGCGGGCTTCATCGGCAAGTTCTACGTGATCGCCGCCGGCGTCGAGGCGCAGCTGTGGTGGCTGCTCGGCGCCAT contains the following coding sequences:
- the nuoN gene encoding NADH-quinone oxidoreductase subunit NuoN codes for the protein MEHHAVDFTLQHLIALLPLLVTSLTAIVVMLAIAAKRNHTVTFILSVVGLNLALLSLIPALEVAPLEVTPLLLIDAFACYYMGLVLAASLVCITLIHAYLGGDSGKGYPGNREELYLLVLLSAAGGLVLVSAQHLAGLFIGLELLSVPTYGMIAYAFFNKRSLEAGIKYMVLSAAGSAFLLFGMALLYAESGNLAFADIGASLARESSQLVQIGIGMMLIGLAFKLSLVPFHLWTPDVYEGAPAPVAAFLATASKVAVFAVLLRLYQMSPAMSGGWLNELLTLIAIASILFGNLLALLQNNLKRLLGYSSIAHFGYLLVALIASKGLAVEAVGVYLATYVLTSLGAFGVITLMSTPYSGRDADALYEYRGLFWRRPYLTAVLTVMMLSLAGIPLTAGFIGKFYVIAAGVEAQLWWLLGAMVLGSAIGVFYYLRVMVTLFMREPNMHRHDAPFDWGQGAGGIMLLVVALLVFVLGVYPQPLLELVQHAGLVVLAQ